tagcttcattttagtttaaacctgatactctgtatatgcattcaattatcattatcattcatggtggctccaaaatccgtactaacccctaatttctcttctgttctttttccggttttctgtggcagctgatcaaagcactgtgatgtccctacattgacggattaaagaccagaagtccacatgaccaccatcatcaaattcttctatgtgaagcctgtaaaccatgaggacttacTGAGATCACTGATGTTGGTTAGAATGCCCAGtaggagctgggtggtctcatggccttggaacccctgcagattgttattttttttctccagacctctggagtttttgtttcttctgtcctccctggccaccggaccatactttattctttgttaatcagtattgcctaattttatttttgtatttttttcttaatcttgTAAAGacctttgagctacatcatttgtatgaaaacatgctatagaaataaatggtgttgttgttagGACTGCAGCTTGTGcaaaacaacaatggagaatTCCAAGCCTCTGGTTGATAGTCAACAGGGCTGACCACACTTTTATCAAGTCAAATTCTCGTGATGCAGCTCCTCCATTAGTTTCTTCAAAGTATTAATAGaaagtgatgatgatgaaggtCTCTTGATGCCACACCAGCAGGATGTCATTTGAGGTCCCCATGTCGAGGAGAGTTTTGGTCACACTGAGAAGGCAGTGAAGTGACGACGACAGCCTACTCGGTAAGGGTGAGCAGGCTGAGACAACAGACATGAATTTGGACGCACTATGTGAGTGACCTCCTACCATCATCTGACATTTTACAGTAGCAGCTTTTTCCACTGCAGGGACCAAGGCTTGGCAAGATATAATCAGCTCTCATGAACTAAACCTATATGGGATGCCAGACCAGATCATGACTCATTCACACCTGGACTAACCAACCATCACATTTGTTTGACCTACGGTTAAAGGCCCAGCAGTTGATTTCTGGCCAAACAAACAGCTGATTCACCTATCGTTGAAGCACAAGGCCAGCAACATGACTTAAAGATGGGGACCTCCCTGCTGGTCACTAGCAGTTAAGTGTCACTCCACCACCCATATCAAATGATGCAGGTGTCCAAATTGATTAAGGGTTTGTTTGTGTGCTCCAGCTGGGATCCTAAATCAAGCTTGTCAGCTTCATACCCTTTGGGGCAACACGAAAACAAACCAGAAGTCTGGGTCGACATCTAAAACAAAATGGAGCCGTACCAGCCTCTGGGTCCAACCTGCAAGGACTGGGCCAATAAACAAGCGCCTCACTGCCATGAATCAAGTTCAAATACACCTTAGGTTGGCTTGCCAAGTGCTATGGAGGAAGATTAGGAAAAAGAAGAAAGTGAAGAAAGTTCAGGTAAAGGAAACTTCCAGCTTACGAAGGAAAGGCTGCAGTGGCTCAGTAAATATTTTGATCTTGACCCAAACATCATGTCAGCACCCTGATTGCTGGATCTTAAAGAGAAGGGAGGAACCCCATGGGGACAAAGGGGTTAAGTGGACCTTGTGCTTTTTTAACCATTTATTATTCACTCATAGTGCATAGCCTGTGGATGGGTTGCACACCAACCCCAGTGTGCACTTTCCAATTCATTTAAACCCAATTGGAGCTTACCAGACTACCTTGTCCATCTTTCCATGGAAGCACAACACAACCCCCATCTACCATCATATGGCCACGGGTCTGTTAAAGCAGGCCTCAGGGGTGTGTGTAGCGCCCTTAACCCAGACAGTTTGGCACACACATGCCGTCACCCACCTCTTCACGTGCCTGTACTATGAGGTTGCGGCCTAGAGACTGTCCTGGATCAGCAGCACCACTGTTTTGTAAAGTTGACTTTCCTATCCACAATGCTTTACTACAAATCACAATAGCTCAAACAGAATGGTCTCGACTttaattctcaaaaaaaaaaatacagaaacaaagttaaacagaaatcagaaataaaagTGAGAGCTTTTAAAATCTTCATTAGTTCAGATGAATGCGGCTAAGAGGCTAAACCATTAAAAGTGGGCACAAGTTTAATAACAGAGCaaactgtgagatgaaacacacacacacacagttgcaGTCTGGCTGTAATGGCACAGGAGATTTTACTCTTCAACTGTCAGTTCCTGGCCACTTCCCCAGGTCCTCACAAGATTCTCGATCCCCTGACACATCCAAGGTGGTTGATGTCGCCCATGGCCTTTTCATTTGTTTCAGGGAGTCACTACTCACCCTCACACACACTTTGCCCGTCTTCCTCTCTCTGCACTTCTATGGTTTGGGTGGTTCATTTAGTGATACATTACGACTTTGCATGGCTAGAATGAACAAATGACTTgatgaacacatacacacaaacaaacacacacacaccctgaaAGAAAGTCGAAGAGCTCACCATGTATTCAGAGAACCTAATGACTGAAATGCAGGGATTGCTGATCcaggaaaacacaaaaaacacttgATAGCAGAAACAGGAACAGGAATCAAACAACCAGGGGGATACAAAGGCTATCGGCAACTCAACAAAGTCACACATTGTAAAATGTGGCCACCTGAACATGCCAAGTTTCAATCCGTCGAAAATCCACATCAGTCCGGTTAATGACAAGACTTGCAGCCGTCACTTCAAGTGCAACGTCTTCATTCTCGAGGCTTTTCTGGCACACACCAGAAATATGAGCAGTACTTTTGAAATACattatttgcattaaaaaaaaaaaaaaaaagatttaaaggtAACATTTTCATCACCAACTAGATGAATGCCCGAGCTGTTAATACTGCAGCCTTCTCCTCTTCCTGGACTGAAGCTCTTCAAAAAATCTGTGGATGTCTTCTGTGGTCACTACctaaggaaagaagagaaagaggaccGTAGCTGGGACATATAATACAAGCAACTATCACATGAAAAGAGAAGAGCACAAAAGTAAAAAGAAGTGGGCACACAGACGGGACCAGGAAGCATGAAGCACAACAAATGTCAAGtcaggcccaaaaaaaaaaaaaatctaacttctGAAAATGTTTATGTTCAAATTACATTATTGACAAGAGTCACTTGGAAATTAATAGTCCATTTCCTTTCTTGTTCCACATCTTAGAATGCCCAACTTAAACAACTGCCAAATTGGCTGGCCTGCAGACAAAGCCTCAATCATGCTACTGTGAGCATTGCTGGACGCTCATCCGGCAAGGATAGGAAACCGTGGATTAATCGACACAGTAGGAGCGTTCAGACAGCGTCACAGCTTGTAGTTTTGTGAAAGCTGAATGTCACCATGGGACCAAACCTTACTGCTTCGACATGATCAGGACTTCTCAACTATCAAGAGGCAGGCAGTGCATagtgtggcatggtggtgcagcacAGCAAAGCTGCTGGAGGAAAAGAGGGTTTTGGAGTTATCCTTTTGGTACCGGTACAGAGGTCTGAAAGATGGTATTGATACCAAAGCCGAAATTTTAATATTGATCCAACACTCAAGcctacatacaaacatacacatatgGAAACAAAAAGAATGGGCCAATGAGCCATCACAACCAAGTGCAACAAGATTGATTTTTCTGTAAAAAGCTGCCTACACGCTTACCCCAAGACTTCAGTGTATAAGGAAATTGAAGGTATAAGCTATGCCATAATAAGGGGTTTCATCTATTAGTTTAATTTTTGCTAATTTCCTGACCATTGATTTGCTGTTAAAACAATGGTAAAATAAAGTCTGAATTACATTAAGCTGTCCTAATTTGGGGTTTTCTTAAGAAATGTAACTCTTTGCTTCATaatgtagaagtacataataaacaatttAGAGTTatgtcaaaaatgcaaaatattaaaatggatGCCTTAACTTTGAACATTAATGTCTAAACATTCtggattgtaatagaaatttgtcagttTTCACCATTTGATAGAGGTAcactaaaggatcaaaaataacctCATATTCGTAATCACAGCCATTGAAATAGTTAAAAATGACACCCCACATGCTTTTTGCTTGAAATTTGTCATCTATAACCTTCTGGTAGTGGCCCTTAGAGGGCTAGGTCCACCAGTAAGaaattaaacatcaaaaatacaatcatagtcatgatcagcaacctcaaaatagcataaaatggcaAGACATCAAAAATATCCAAGTCtggcataactagacatcaagatgagtcaaaCGGCTTGTCATAtgaggggtttttttttgtaccaGTGAATCAGCCACTTCAAAGAGTTCAGAAGTAACTATTTTGTAACTATTTATAAACACAAAGTATAATACAGTATTTGTGTGGGTGTACATTACTTATGTGAAAAGAGCTTGCTagtataggctccagctgccctgcccTAGATAaacaggtttggaagatggatgaataCATCACTGTTCTAACCTTCTCCAAGGCAGGGTTACTGAGGCATATCCCACAAGCCATTAGGCAGAAAACACAACCAGAAGTACAATTCTAAACATGGACAATGTGATCAagattttcattaaagtagacagAAACAACAGTTTAATTTAAAGACAATGTGGCATGTTCTCGGTGAAAAAGTTCAAGGTACATCAGTATTCATTtgtaaaagagggaaaaaaaagtgaGAGCCAAGTCCATGCTGAAAGTAAGTCTGTTAGCTGTCTTAACAGACTTGGAAGGAGTCAGTTCTAGCCCTGGAGGTACTTGAATTATTTTCCATTCCAATTTAACTGATGCTTTAATGTTGAAAATTCTACCTTCAAAAGAAGAATCAAAGGAGAACAAACAGGGCAGAACTATTATAAGCAGTACTTcaacatttctttttcaaaatgtttttttttcaaaatgttaatttttcttataaaaaaaatgttgggcAATGCGACACAGTTGTAGTTTTGATTTATAAAATGCCTTAATGCTATTCTTGGTTACCTTCTTTAAACCACAGCTACTTCCTAATGCAGACCACTGTTATATTTGTTCTTGTTTCACCTACAGTATTTCTGTGTGCCTCTGAAAATACAGTTTCTGAAATCAGGGACACTACTTTTTAATAAAGATCTCATTCCACACTCCAGACTAAGAAAGACTTGCTTGGCCAGTCCTGATTACCTGACACAGCTCATCTCTCCACGCGTGTCCCAAGTCTGGAGTTAATCTCCTTCCAATGTGCCAAATCCTGTAATACTTACATAGCAGATTGGGGGGCTCAGTCCTCCAAACCACCGTACCCAATGCCACTAAACCCACAGCATAAACAGCAGACCCAATCCAATGGCCATCCTTGACTATCAAATGCTGCATATCACATTATGTTGTGCCCTGCAGTATTTAATTGGGCTATGTGCATGCACCATTTACTTCTTTTAGTCATTCATGTCAGCATCATGGAGTGCTTTGCAAGCACTACTCTGTGCAAATTGAGTGTTAACTGTgaccattttaaaaacaaatacaactgTTACCTTTCCCTCATCTGCAAACCTCTTCAGAAAATCCTTCAGCTCAGCTTTCAAATCATTATATTCTGGAAGGAAAGAAAGGTAATGAATTAAAGCCAATTTATGAAGCTATGGCCTTCCTCCTATTTACagtctttttttgtaaaagtgtaaaaattacCAGCTGCCTGTTAAATTACCAAATGCAGGAATTAAACACCAGTTCTGCATGATATTCAGTTAACACTGAGGAAGTCATACCAGAATCTTTCTGTTCTATACCAATACCAGTGACATTTTATAATGCTTGAAACCTTTCTGTatcatagcaaaaacagaaaaacaatggtgATTATGAATCTCTGTTAACAAATTACATTAATAGGGAGATGTGCCTTGTCCtttgaagcaatgaaacactaaataaattttattttggtaattAACAAATGGAACAATTTGTGTCATCCCAAGCGTAGACATATCAAATGGTCACTTGCTTCAAGTCACCTGTTGTCGGCACTGCAAGTCCTCCTTCATCCCACAGTCCTGCATGTGTAAACTGTGGATGGATGCAAGGTCTCCCTCCTTTGTAACCCTGAACTGCATAAACTGGTTTGAAAACTAACAATTGTGCTCATTTCAGTCAGAGAATGAATGCAACGTCTCTGTTCATATATTGGGATGGGGCAGGACACTATTAACAGTGATTAATCTCGTTATGGTTTCATCCTCTCTTAACAAATGTGTTGACAATACAAGTGATTACACCTCATCTGATTAGTTACATTATTTTGTTCTAAGAGCATGCATAAATATGTTTTTGAACTACGGTAAATCAACAATTAGGTAGTTAAAGCAAAAAAGGCCAGTACTCCAGAAAGGTGAGCAGTAAACCAAATTGAAATTGGCAACTTGAGCAAACCTTCAACCCACACTCTGTCAAGGTATGGCATTAGCAAAACCACATCTGTCGGTGTTCTGGATGGTCTGGCAGGCAGGGAAGGATAATAAATGTGGGATGAATCCCCAGAACTAACTGTTTTAGGGATAATATGATAAAGTAAGCACATTGCTGAAAAGTGCATGACCCTCGATACAACCCATCATTCACCAGACCGTTGCAGGCGTCTATGGCCCTTACAGTGTGTATGTCTATATGATGCACTTGTAGAGGTGTTCCGGACTCGAGTCACCTGGGGAAGTTCTTTATGTGCAGTGACAGGAGCTCTGGAAAGCATTTGTGATTACAGAAGTTCTTCAGGTCTGAGGACCCTGAAGTAGTTCAAGCAGGGCTTTCCTGTCTAGAAACCCATGAGCTTGGAGTTGAGAGAGAAATCAAAGCTAAGGCCTTGACATGAGGGAGGAGAGTATAAACATACTTTACAGTTCTCAATGTGGGAAAGCAGCCAAGCCAGCCCATTGGTCAGTTAAGaaattttaattgtattaataaGGCTCAATGaaatagacaaacacacacacacctattaCAGcattgctaaaaaaataaaatatggcaaATACCTGTAGAAGTGCAAAACTGAAATGACTTATACCATGGTAAAACTTGAACACTTAACAAACCAATGAGAAATCATAAAAATGCTCACCATGTATCATTTCCAGCTGTTGAAATCTGTCCATACTGCTCAGTGCAGCCAGAAGAGGATCTCGGTTTTCCTGGTCATTCTCCTGAATGATTTTGCCTTTGTTCTCGTAAGCTAATACAGTATCGGACTCATCAACCAGAAATGGGACTTCCAGATCAGCATAGAACTTCTAAAAGATAAAACAGAATAAGCACTGATTAGTTTGGCCCAAACATCATGAACATAGCACTTATTTAACTACTGATTTATTAGAAATCACTTTCAGAGTTGACCTTATTCAACAAGAGCTGCCATTTGTTTAAAACAAGTTGTACTTTTTACTCAATCTGCTCAACCTGCTGTGTTAGATGGTCTATTCTGTGTTGTATTTTCTTCCATTTCCAGAATCATGCAAGTTAAAATTTGgagaaaatgaacaaagacaATAAAATCAGAACACAAGCACTATAGTTAACCTAATTTGTCAGGCTGAAACAAGGGTCCCTTACCTGTTTCCAGGCCTAAACCTATAACTTGAATATTCAAGTACAGGATAGTGCAGCACTGGTTTGCTCAGCTGCCTGATCAAGTTCTGGGTTTAAACACCAGCCAGCTCAAGGAGTGGagtttctgtttcttcttttcaTGTCTGTCTGGGTGAATGTCACAGTaacctgacctctccaagcaggTGTAGGTGTGTACACACTAAATATGTGATGTTCAGTGAAATTGACATAAAGGATGGACAAGAATCCAAactgggaggccataatggaaggactgcaTAGTTGGAGACAAGATGGTCGGGACACTTTGCAACCTGGTTGGGATAGAAGAACAGTGGGCGGAGTGCATAGCGGATGACCTCTCCAGGGATCTGAAGTATGACTTCGTGTGCATaaaggatgatgggaggagtactgacctcggacggtctggctgGAGCTgtttggaggcagccaagacaggggtcAGGTGATGAAGACCATTGCTGCTGAATCATTGGTGAGCCAGGTAGACGAAAAGGTGGTGGGCTGGGATCATCCTTTACTATAAGGAACACCAAGGATTCAATGACTGtatttttaacctctggttttaatatatatatttattataacttTTTATTCACCACAGACACATTCATTTTATTGGATAATTTATTATGGATATGGAAGCAATGCACTTTGGCCACTGTTTTGgacttgtttttattaaaagcacgTTTGCACTTTTTTACCATTCCCTTGCTTAGTGTATCCTCATTTGACCAGCTCATCTCGATTACGATACTGATGGTATCAGGTCTGAGAGGCTCCCAGAAAGAAAGGGGAACTGGACTTGAcctgcacattttcattcagttCAGGGCTTTTTGCAATCTTATGCTCAGTCTTGTTGGGATGGATGAGGAGCTTAAATAaagaatggatggacagatggggAAAATGAGACCATGGGATTAAATATTCTCCTATTGATCTGACTGTCAGTACAGGATTcagaggaaaaaagcaaaaaaaaaaaaaaacaaatccagcaGCTTATCACTCAGTTAGGAAAAGAGAAATTTGACTGCAGTGCATCTACTGCACTATTCATCAGCTTAACAAAGAAGCACTCACCACTGGAGGATAAAGATAAAACATGGCATGGAAGCACTCTTGTAACATGCAGTACTTGCCTCGATTTTAACTTCAGACAAAAAGGGGGACCTTGTTACGATCTTGGCAATAAAATTTATATTGGTGTATATAAACCAGGTCATGAGCTCTCACCCTCTGGTGGACACTTTAATCAAAAGAAAGTGATGCATGATTTCAACTGCTAAGCAATttcgtagtttttttttttttttatatatataaaaaaaaatgcatactttATTGAAAGTGAATCGAGATACTGATGTTACTTGGATGACGAAAACACCCGCACTGAATTTCTCAGTGAACACTCAAATGTGCCGACCCCATGTTAAACTACCTAACTGGACACCTTAGGCATGACTTCTCTATCTCTGGCTCAGGACAACGCACACCGCAGATATACTTGATGCATGCAGAATAAGTGCTTTGCAGATTTTGACTGTCATACACCAAAAAGTAACTTCATTTTGTTTATGCCACctgtacagattttttaaaaacctaTTTACGTTTAACATTGTTGTGTTTACAGTGTTCTCCTAAATGACAGttaagtgaaaaagaaagtacaccctCTTTCAATTCTAAAGTTTTATGCATCAGGACATAAAAAGCATCTGGTCATTCGCAGGTCTTAAAATTAGGTAAATAAGAAATCAGATGAACAACAACACATGATATATTCGTGTCattaattatttaacaaaaataagctTGAAGCAGTGTGTGAAAAATTAAGTACACTCTTACTTCTTCCATAGGAATTAAGAGAGTAAGTAGCAGTCAGGTGCTGCTGATCAACTGCACTTGATTAACTGAAAAGAGGTGTGACCACCTCTATAAAAGCAGACATTTTGGCAGTTTACTGGTCTGGAGCATTTAGGTATGTGTTTAAACAATGCCAAGCAGGAAAGACATCAGTAGTGATCTCTGAGAAGCAACTGTTGCTTCCCAtcaatctggggaaggttattaGACCATTTCCAAACAATATGAATGCCATCATTCTGCAATGAGAAAGATTATTCACAAGTGGGAAACATTCAAGACAGTTGCCAATCTTCCTAGGAGTGGATGTCCCAGCAAATTCACCCCAAGGTCAGAGTCTGCAGTGatcagagaaactgcaaaaatccAAGAGTTACATCTCAGACTTCAGAGGCCTCAGTTAGCATGTTATATGATAAAGTTCATGACAACTACAATTAGAAAAAGACTGAACAAGTATTTATGGTTGCATGGATTGCCAGGAGAAAGCCTCTTCTCTCCCTATAGAACATGACAGCATGACTTAGGTCTGCAAAGTTGCATCTGAACAAACTACAAGACTTCTGGAACACTGTCCTTTGGACAGACAAGGCCAAAGTGGAGATAATGCACAGCACCACGTTTAgcgaaaaccaaacacagcatatcAGCACAAACACCTGATACCAactgtcaagcatggtggtggagggATGATGATTTAGGCTAGTTTTGTAGCCACAGGACCTGGGCACCTTGCAGTCACTGAGTCAACCATGAACTCCCCTGTGTGCCAAAGTATTCTAGAGTCAAATGTGAGGCTTTATGTCTGACAGCTAAAACCTGACCAAAATTggcaacatgacaatgatcccAAGCACACCACCAAATCTACAACAGaatggcagaaaaagaaaagaaccaaGGTGTGGCCCAGGCAAAGTCTAGATCTCAACCAGATTGAAATACTGTGGCAGGACCTTAAGAGAGCTGTACATAAACTAATGCCCACAAACATCAATGAACTAAAGGAatgctgtaaagaagagtgggacAAAACTTCTCCACAACTATGTGAAAGACTAATGAAGTCATACAGGAAAACGATTACTacaagtttttgctgctaaaggTATTGaatcatggggtgtacttagttTTGCACCCATGGCgtctcaattttggtttcattctTGTTAAATAATGACAAGGTGGAATCTGTTGTTTGTTATTTTACCCCCGAGGTtagatttaaatcattttagaaCCTGGTAAGGAccagatgttgtttttttattgtgtcctgatacataaaaacatagaactttttctttttcacatgactgtaaagtGTTCTAGAGAAGAACTattaattatttaacattttcatgcaaaagcaTGTGAAAGGCAGCAAACCTTGCAGTTGTGACAAGTGCACAGATTGGAACGCCATGATTGTGGCCAGTAAACGGCCGAGCTCTTTGATGAAAATCCGCCTTCTTTCATCTTCTGTAGTTTGCAGCTGTTGCTGTTACACCCGGCATCATCGTTCACACTCAGTTTTCTTTTACAGTTGCTGTCTCCATTAGTTGTAACCTGTGGACAGAACACAGACCTCATGGATTCAGatttctgttaattaatgttaatctTTTGTACTGCTGTGTAATTATAAAAtcattaggttttattttttaagaccACTTCAGTCCCTGTCCTGAGACACTGCTAACTGCTGCATGCTTGCAACAATTTCATGCAAAATGTTCAGCTGGGATCTTCCATGGGACTCCTACAATAGCAAAACTACCATCAGAATGCCTGAAGAGAACCCAAGGTTAAATAAACATGGCTGCATCACTAAGTGATATGAGACTGATGACATGACAGGAAGGCCTTTGGAACCatgcaaataaatacacataataaaGTCAGTCAATCACAGCATGTGATCTGCACTCAATGGAGAATATCAATGTACAGAATATAACACGAGTCCTTGAAATGATGCCTAATAGCCTCTTTAACTCTTACCTGAGACAGGTTAATGTTAACTCAGTACATTCACATATGCTGAGAGAACCCAACTAATTTCCAGACCAATTACAGTCATATCCACCAGTCACAATTGTTCTTGTCTACTTTGTCAGTGATTTTACAGAAGATTCTCAAATGTCAAATGATTAATGTGAGATGCACACAAAACAATGGGtgaaaaaacaaacaggaaaggATCAAAGACATTTTCTATGACTTCTTTAATTGTCCCAGAAACAAAGCAGTAGTTGGCTCATAAACTGTGGGTTATCAGGCTTGTGTGAAATGGGAACCATAAAAGGGATATCTTATGCTTCCCAAAGTGACTAAGCACTAAGCTCTTTCTcaactagaaaaagaaataacCTCACCTCCTTCTGGGACTCTGTGCTGGTGGAGGCCTCTTCCTGGGCTTCTTCAGTCACTTTGGTTCTGGCCTGCTCTGTCTCATCTTGGCCACCTATGCCCTCTTTAAGTAGAGTTGATGATACTGAAAACAAacagatgataaaaaaaatatatatatctatatataataaacTCCCCTAAACCCCTCACCCTTGTGCAATAGGTTCAATGTCCCTAAAAAAAGCTTTCATAGCAGTCTCTTATATATTCAGCAGATGCCTTAAATCAACTtttaagaacaaaatattttgcGACTATTCCCAATTGGCAAGATAGAAACTGGGCTTTTGGTGTGTAACTTGCAATGCTTTAGCCCAAAGTCCAAACT
The nucleotide sequence above comes from Polypterus senegalus isolate Bchr_013 chromosome 18, ASM1683550v1, whole genome shotgun sequence. Encoded proteins:
- the ubr7 gene encoding putative E3 ubiquitin-protein ligase UBR7; this encodes MAANDGDEAVLSLVDVLEEDEALEDEACAVLGGSDPEKCSYPEGYVKRQALYACNTCTPKGSEPAGICLACSYKCHEGHDLFELYTKRNFRCDCGNSKFNGFECKLFPDKDKVNVNNKYNQNFFGLYCTCKRPYPDPEDEVSDEMIQCVVCEDWFHGRHLGAISAECTELQEMTCVSCMNKCPFLWYYAAHMAVSSTLLKEGIGGQDETEQARTKVTEEAQEEASTSTESQKEVTTNGDSNCKRKLSVNDDAGCNSNSCKLQKMKEGGFSSKSSAVYWPQSWRSNLCTCHNCKKFYADLEVPFLVDESDTVLAYENKGKIIQENDQENRDPLLAALSSMDRFQQLEMIHEYNDLKAELKDFLKRFADEGKVVTTEDIHRFFEELQSRKRRRLQY